Genomic DNA from Methanofollis sp. W23:
GGGCGAGGTCACCAATTACACGCACCATCGGTCTGGCCACCGCTACTTCTCCCTTGGGGAGGGGCAGGGCAGGGAGCGTGCGGTTCTCAACGCGGTGATGTTCAGGGGGAGCGCACGCGCCCTCTCCTTCGAACCGGCCGAGGGGATGGACGTCCTTGCGTACGGACGCGTGGGGGTCTATGGCCCGCAGGGGAAATATCAACTCTATGTCGAGGATATGCGCCTGGCAGGCGAGGGCGAGAAACACCTGCTGATCGAGCGGTGGAAGCGGGAACTCGCGGCCGAGGGGCACTTTGATCCCTCGCGGAAGAAATCGATCCCCACCTTCCCGGGACGGGTCGCGGTCGTCACCTCGCCGACCGGGGCCGTCCTCCATGACATCACCAATGTCCTCTCGCGCCGGTATCCTCTTGAGGTGCTCCTCTCGCCGACGGCCGTCCAGGGAGAGACCGCTCACCTTGAGATCGCGGAGGCGATCAGGCGGGCCGACGGCCTGGCAGAGGTGATGATCGTCGGGAGGGGCGGCGGGAGTTTCGAGGACCTCTTCCCCTTCAACCACCCCGAGGTAGTGCGGGCGATCGCCGCCTGCACGACGCCGGTGATCAGCGCGGTCGGGCATGAGGTGGACGTCACCCTTGCAGACCTTGCCGCGGACCTGCGGGCGCCGACTCCCTCGGCCGCGGCCGAATGTGCGGTGCCTGACCGGAGAACACTTCTCGAAGACCTCAGGACCGACCGGCGACGTCTCGGAGACGGGGTGCTCGCCGCGATCGAACGGCGGCGGGCCGGGCTCGAGGACCTGCGGGTGAGGATCAGGCCAGGGAGGCCGCGCCGCCGCGTGGCCGAGATGAGACAGCAGACCGCCGATATGGAAGAGCGACTCTTCAGGGCGGCGGCGGGGAAGGTGAAACACGAACGGTTGGTCCTTGCGGGGCTGAAGGCAAGGCTTGAAGGGAAAAACCCGTATGCTCCCCTCAGGAGGGGATATGCCCTCGCCCTCAAGGACCATATGGCGGTACGGTCGGCCGGCGATCTCGGGCCAGGCGACCGCCTCGACCTTCTCCTCGCCGACGGGCGGGCCGGGGTCATAGTGGAGTGTGTGCATGATGACAGAGACGTACGAAGACCTGATACGTGAACTAAAAGAGACGATCACTAAGATCGAGGACGATTCGACCGGGCTTGAGGAGAGCATCGCCCTCTACGAGAAGGGAGAGGAACTGGTAAAGGAGTGCGAGCGCCTCCTCGACGAGGCCGAGGTGCGGGTCACCAGCCTCACTCAGGGATAGAGGCCTCGATCTCGACGACGAGGTCGGCGCCGGCCTGGAGGAGGGCGACCAACCGCCGGTCGAGGGTCTTTGCAACGGTGTCCGCATCGACGGCGGCGGTCCGGCCGCAGACAAATGAACTTCTCCGCCAGACCAGGTCGGTGGGGTGGTCGAGGGCAAGCCCGGCGCTCCCCCTCGCATGGACCACCTCCTCGACCTCGCCGGCCCGCAGCCTGATGGTCACCTCGGCCCGCTCGTCGGCAAGGAGGTGCTTGAGTGCGGGGTCAAGATCGGCGGCTCCTTTGTCGGCCGCGACTCCGATGATGCAGTCGCCCGCCGGACTGAGATCAGGTGCGGTCGTCACCTCAAAGGTGGAGGGGTGGAGGGCCCTGACATTGGGGTGACCGCGACAGTGGATGACGTCCCGTGCCTTCATTATTAATAATCATGGAACTCCCATGCTATTGAATGTACATCACCGTTGTCTGTCCGCAGTGCGAGGACGAGACCGACCATGAGGTCCTCAAGGAGGCACCGGGCGACCTCCTGGTGCGTTGTACCGTCTGCGGAGCCACCTATCATGTCCCGGTCCCAAAGGAGCGGCTCATCAACGTAAAGGCGATCGTGAGCATGGAGGAAGAGTCGATAGTCGGGAGCGTCGAGCTCCTGGAGGATGATCTTGTCTCAGTCGGGAACACCCTGGTCGCGGAGTTTGGAGATGGAGAGGAGGTCGTCTCGGTCGAGGTCACCTCTATCGAGGTCGGCGACCGTCGGGTGAGACTGGCAAAGGCCTCTGAGATCCCAACGCTCTGGACGCGCGTGATCGAGGAGGTCGTCGTCAAGGCCTCGGTCCACCATGGGGCAAAGACGATCCCGCTGTACCAGCAGTGCGAGGGGGAGGAGCCCTTTGTGGTGGACGAGGTCTATACCTTCGGCGATGTCAGGTTCAGGATCAGTCATATCAAGATGCGCACCGGGCAGATGCTCAGGAAAGAGGGCTGGAAGACGGTTGCAAAAAAGATCAAGCGCATCTATGGGAATAAGATCTGAAGGTTCCCGGGTGACCGGGATTTTTTTCTTTTTTGATCTGGAGAACTCAGCATGAATCCCTAACTCACGCATACGGAATGAAGATTATCATGGGTCTCCGGAGCGTGAACCTCCTGGCGCGAAGATGAGGGGGGAAGGGGAGTAAGTCATGCTCATACAAGGAATGAGCGAAGGTTTCTACAGAACCCGAAAATCATAGATTTTCTCAGCTCTGTAGAATCGGGCATGAACTCGAGGTTCAAGCGTACGCGATGAAAATTCTTGTAGGTCTCCAGTGAGTGGATCCTTATTCCCTCTTCGGAGCAGGACACCACATAGGATCATCACTCCATTGCCGCTCCTGCCTATCCTCACCAGGAGGGCAGGCGGCACGTCCTGATCATCACGCCTCCCCAAACATCGGTGCCGGGGGCGTTGCCCCCGGACCCCCGGGACTACGATGAGGTCTGGAGGGCAGAATAGATGACCATGACGAGTGCGTTGCAGTCCACGACCTCTCGTGTTCGCGGGGGGGACGGGGGGGCACGCCCCCCTGTAGAGATAACTGTCCAGGGGGTTTCCCATGAAAATGATCCTGAAGATCATATCTCCTGGATCATAGAAGGGCTTGAATCCGCCATACACCTCCAGGACTGATATGCAGAGTGCAGATCCATCTCCTGCATGATCAACCCTCTTCCTTCCCGCCCCTATCGCCATCCCGGGGGTCAGGGGGCAGCGCCCCCGGCACGAGGGTATGGGAAGGGGTGATGATCGTGGGTGCCGCCCCCAATCGCAGAACCTTCACTGCCGTCTCACGCCGGGGGGTTGCACCCCCCGGAACCCCCCACGACGAAGATATGCAGGGGGCGGCGATGAAACCGGATCTTTCAGATCCCCAATCGCGAGGAGAAAGATCCTCTTAAACTCTGTAGCGCTGCTCAGAACGATTTTCATCGCGTACGCTTGAACCCCACCCTCATGCCTGATTCTACAGAACCATTTTCTCAGACTCCCTTCGGTCGTCAGCGAAGATCAAAGATCTCCTCGAACCTATCGTGTGGCAAGACCCACCATAAGAGATTCTACCGAGCCAAAAAAATATTTTCAATAGCTTGGACAAGAGAATGCGTGAGACGCTCTCATCTTTCTGCCAGGCGACCGGTCACCTATCATCGTACGCTCACTTCTCCTTCGTGAGTGAGCCATGTTTTGATCGCCGCTTCCAGCGCCTCGGCGTGCACCACCCCTTCAAACCGCTCTCTGACCTCGCCGTCCACCACGACCAGGAGCGTGGGGGTCACTTTCAGCCCGAAGGTCCTGATCTCTTCAGGACGACTGAGCGCATCGCGGGCCTCGATCTCGACCCCAAGGTGGGCCGTCACCTCACGGTTGATCGGTTCCTGCTCCATGCACCCCATGCACCCGTCCTGAAAATAGTAGAGCACCTGCACCGGCATGGGGGAAAAGAAGAGTGGCGGGTATAAATACCCACCGGATTTTACACCTTGGTGATCTGCAGGACCGTCATCTCTGCCTCTGCATAGTCAAAGTTGACGGTCATGCTCTCATTGTTCTTCTCGCTGATCGTCCCGAAACGGAGGTACGAGATGTCGTTCGCCGGGTCGGTGAAGACTGTCGGCTGATCAGTGATCGTCATCTGGATTGAGATGCGGTCGCCGACCTGGAGTTCTGTGAAGTTCAACCCCATCTTTTCTGTTCTCTCGGTATCAAACGTCTGGACAATGGGGAGGTCACGGATCGAGACCCGTTTGGTCTCGCGCTCGTGCATCCCGATCACTCCATCGTTCATGGCCTCTATCTCGGGTTGGAGAAGAGCAAACTTGCCCTGTCCGCCACCGAGGGCAACAGGCACTCCTTCAACATAGGAGGTGGCGTTCGCCCCACCTGTCAGAGAGAGCGGACCGGTCAGGAGGGCGATATCGCCCTGCTTCATAGTCTTCTCCATGACCTTCTGGCTGGTGGTGATGACCGGCTTGCCGTCATTGTCCAGGACTGTGTACTCGACCAGGACCGAGTCGCCAGGCCCGACGCTCCTGAAGGCGCTCATTGCCGGGACACCATAGGAGGCCACCATAAGGAAGGCAAATAGGACGCCGAAGACGACCATGCCGATCTGCGTCCAATTTCTCTCTTTAGATTTCTTCTCTTTTGGACTGCGCTTCGCAGATTTGGCAACCATTAAATATTCAATGGCGTGCTGGGTTCATAAATCACTATGGTCCGCGGCAGGAGAGCAAACAATATATATAACAATCACTAACTATTGGTTAGCACCACCAGAAGGGTGCAAGGAGAAGAGCGTAAATGGTACAGAGAAGAGGATTTTACCCATTCTGGAGAGATTTCGACGCGATGATGAACGAGATGCGGGGGGACATGGAGAGTCGCGTCCAGTCCCTCCTCACCGAGAGCGGCGCAGGAAAATACCTGCCAGTGGTCAGGGGAGAGGACATGCGGGTGGACGTCTGCGACCATGAGGGCGAGGTAATGGTCGTCGCCGATCTCCCTGGCGTCGAGAAGGGAAATATCTCCCTGCGGCTCATCAACCCCAGGCTCCTTGAGATCTCTGCGGTCCAGGCACAGGACCAGGAGACCGAAGAAGCAGGCTACTTCATGCGTGAGCGGTATTACGGGACGGTGCGGCGGGCCGTCGGGCTCCCGGTCGAGGTGAATGAGGAGGACGCGCATGCCACCTTCAAGAACGGCGTCCTCGAGGTTCACCTGAAGAAGACGGAGGAAGAGAAGGGGACCGCCATCCCCATCGAATAAATGGGGAGCCGCACCCCCTCCTCTTCATCCAAATCCGAAAACCTTTATCTATCACCGAACCCTTGATGTAGCCTTGGTAACAAGAGATGATAATGGAGAAAAAGCGGGTCAAGGACTACATGACCTATGACGTCGTCACCGTCAACGTCCACGAGACCGCCCGTGATGTCATCGAGTCTATCCAGAAGACACGACATGACGGATTTCCTGTTATCAACGACCAGAAGAAGGTGCTCGGATACATCTCGGCGAGGGATCTCCTTGCCGTGCACCCGGAGACACCGGTCGAGCGGATCATGAGCCGGCACCTCATCGTCGCCGACCCAGAGATGAGTGTCAATGATGCTGCACGGGTGATCTTCCGCTCCGGGATCCAGAAACTTCCAGTCGTGGACGAGGAGGACCGACTCATCGGGATCATCTCAAACGCTGACGTGATCAGGTCGCAGATCGAGCATGTCTCGCCTGAAAAGGTTTTCAACTTCATGGACACCCTCCGAAGGCTCCATAATATCGATCCAAGTCTGGAACGGGGATATGTCGCGATCGACGAACTCCTCCCCACCCAGCCAAAGATCTATGAGGACGAGCTGGAGGGACGGATGTACGAGATCAAAAAAGGGCTTGCAGAGCCTTTGATTGTCGTGAGACGCCCGGGACGGTTTATCCTTGTCGACGGCCACCACCGGGCGATCGCCGCCAAGCGCCTGGGGCACAAGACGCTTGACGCCTATATCATCAATGTCACCGAGAAGATCGAGCTCGGGATGGAGCGGACGGCGCAGGCGCAGAACCTCAAGACGCTCGACGACATCAAGGTTATGGACTATGCCCGCCACCCCCTCGTCGCCGTCACGCACCGACTGGTGAGGCAGAGTTAAGGGCCGGCCACCCTGATCTCTTTTTTAGTTCTGCTGAATCCCTATCCTGGAGTGCAAACAACTTTCCTTCCCCCCGATCAGGATCCCGAAGTATTAATGGGATCAAGCGTCAGCGAACCTGGAAAAGACGAGAGCCCCTGACGTGACCGGGAGGAGAAGGCGAGCACTGAGATGGGGCGCCCCCTCACTAAAAGGATTTTCGGCTCTGTAAAAATCCTCTGGATGTCTCTCTCTAGCGGGGGGCGTGCCGCCCCCCGAGCCCCCCGCCACACGATAGGTCGAGGACGGCAACACCCTCTTCAGGGAGTTTGAATATGCCTTCCTATCCCTATCTTCGTTCCGGGGGTCCGGGGGCAGAGCCCCCGGCCAAAGGGGTAGGAAGGCAGGTGACACACATTCTCCCTGCGATACGTGAGGGTTTCTACAAGGCCGATTTTTCGGATTTTTAAAATTATTTATGAAGCGAAATCACACCCCATGCATACGCGATGAAAATTTATCATCACTTTCTCTTTCTTTTTTCAAGACCGAGGAATTTTTTGAGACTGTATTCTATTCGACACCACCATCTATCCTCGTC
This window encodes:
- the xseA gene encoding exodeoxyribonuclease VII large subunit, whose protein sequence is MVDIDPDPKINVMGQGEGPDGPAVFGVAEVTGIIRDALDLPELAGLWVRGEVTNYTHHRSGHRYFSLGEGQGRERAVLNAVMFRGSARALSFEPAEGMDVLAYGRVGVYGPQGKYQLYVEDMRLAGEGEKHLLIERWKRELAAEGHFDPSRKKSIPTFPGRVAVVTSPTGAVLHDITNVLSRRYPLEVLLSPTAVQGETAHLEIAEAIRRADGLAEVMIVGRGGGSFEDLFPFNHPEVVRAIAACTTPVISAVGHEVDVTLADLAADLRAPTPSAAAECAVPDRRTLLEDLRTDRRRLGDGVLAAIERRRAGLEDLRVRIRPGRPRRRVAEMRQQTADMEERLFRAAAGKVKHERLVLAGLKARLEGKNPYAPLRRGYALALKDHMAVRSAGDLGPGDRLDLLLADGRAGVIVECVHDDRDVRRPDT
- a CDS encoding CBS domain-containing protein encodes the protein MEKKRVKDYMTYDVVTVNVHETARDVIESIQKTRHDGFPVINDQKKVLGYISARDLLAVHPETPVERIMSRHLIVADPEMSVNDAARVIFRSGIQKLPVVDEEDRLIGIISNADVIRSQIEHVSPEKVFNFMDTLRRLHNIDPSLERGYVAIDELLPTQPKIYEDELEGRMYEIKKGLAEPLIVVRRPGRFILVDGHHRAIAAKRLGHKTLDAYIINVTEKIELGMERTAQAQNLKTLDDIKVMDYARHPLVAVTHRLVRQS
- a CDS encoding Hsp20/alpha crystallin family protein; its protein translation is MVQRRGFYPFWRDFDAMMNEMRGDMESRVQSLLTESGAGKYLPVVRGEDMRVDVCDHEGEVMVVADLPGVEKGNISLRLINPRLLEISAVQAQDQETEEAGYFMRERYYGTVRRAVGLPVEVNEEDAHATFKNGVLEVHLKKTEEEKGTAIPIE
- a CDS encoding DUF371 domain-containing protein — encoded protein: MKARDVIHCRGHPNVRALHPSTFEVTTAPDLSPAGDCIIGVAADKGAADLDPALKHLLADERAEVTIRLRAGEVEEVVHARGSAGLALDHPTDLVWRRSSFVCGRTAAVDADTVAKTLDRRLVALLQAGADLVVEIEASIPE
- the xseB gene encoding exodeoxyribonuclease VII small subunit, whose translation is MMTETYEDLIRELKETITKIEDDSTGLEESIALYEKGEELVKECERLLDEAEVRVTSLTQG
- a CDS encoding thioredoxin family protein; translated protein: MPVQVLYYFQDGCMGCMEQEPINREVTAHLGVEIEARDALSRPEEIRTFGLKVTPTLLVVVDGEVRERFEGVVHAEALEAAIKTWLTHEGEVSVR
- a CDS encoding HVO_0476 family zinc finger protein, with product MYITVVCPQCEDETDHEVLKEAPGDLLVRCTVCGATYHVPVPKERLINVKAIVSMEEESIVGSVELLEDDLVSVGNTLVAEFGDGEEVVSVEVTSIEVGDRRVRLAKASEIPTLWTRVIEEVVVKASVHHGAKTIPLYQQCEGEEPFVVDEVYTFGDVRFRISHIKMRTGQMLRKEGWKTVAKKIKRIYGNKI